The following coding sequences lie in one Mycteria americana isolate JAX WOST 10 ecotype Jacksonville Zoo and Gardens chromosome 15, USCA_MyAme_1.0, whole genome shotgun sequence genomic window:
- the RNF43 gene encoding E3 ubiquitin-protein ligase RNF43: MSAGPQLQLAVLWPWLLMATLQTGLGHTGLALAAAVESERSAAQKAIIRVIPLKVEPIILEGEFANVAEVTPAEGKLLQSHPLSLCNTSEDEHTESGFITIVKLEQPDRDPNPCLSLANKAKLAGERGARAILFDITDDESAADQLRKPRGLSQPVVLIRGHDAELLMGVVNKNREAHVKIEVKEPPAWPDYDVWILLTVVSTVVVIILIFVVRTKCQLNRTQDSVQQQTMQAIRQLATRKYQARCRQASRWDSASSCSSAPVCAICLEEFSEGQELRIISCSHEFHRECVDPWLQQHHTCPLCMFNILARDSADQATAAGSRLAPRDMEPGRRLHLFRQHPGHALYHLPHAYPQRNLRSFPSEPAHGNPFFHSPELSQLDFGTIHYMPYRPATSLLACGHPSPLAPGLLSQQHPNPSACGQTLPPHRTCSLQAQAPCLGLKAALAQKQHRAPALRRGVGHGHQHNSSGSGESYLTEHSGYLADGPGSDSSSGPCHGSSSDSMLNCTDISLQGIHGSCSTFRSSLSSDYDPFVYCSSEGPTTDNGQEQPRPPRETRPRSLDLMVPGGAAPAKPQVLSHVHYHHHQHHHYRRDAECPPGRAGQGPGQRKSRYSGAKVGFHSARTQKRTEKGHHCQQPLESSAVLQEAAPAGQPACPQPGREPPHALSASPNRLDFSVDANRQSGAAGTSLVPLPPRHSLQSRHHRRKRKCPLEPDPALLPEDSALPKACDAHVPHGHPAGHRCSPEVQPLIPSAPPPCGSGSRPLWKCLVPQSSSELKKQEEGLSGREGNRMVPADFSGTGTPRHSLSLHLHCPSQQGSQGSEEEVQDVHEHSV; encoded by the exons TCCCACCCACTGTCCCTGTGCAACACCAGCGAGGATGAACACACTGAATCAGGATTCATCACCATTGTCAAGCTTGAACAGCCGGATCGGGATCCCAACCCCTGCCTGTCGCTGGCTAACAAG GCAAAGCTGGCGGGGGAGCGTGGAGCCCGTGCGATCCTTTTTGACATTACCGATGATGAAAGCGCTGCCGATCAG CTGAGAAAGCCTAGAGGTCTGAGTCAGCCTGTGGTTCTGATCAGGGGCCACGATGCTGAGCTTCTCATGGGCGTCGTGAACAAGAACAGAGAGGCCCATGTGAAGATAGAAGTCAAGGAGCCACCAGCTTGG CCAGACTATGACGTGTGGATTCTTCTCACGGTGGTCAGCACTGTGGTCGTCatcattttgatttttgttgtcCGCACAAAGTGCCAGCTGAACAGGACTCAG GACTCCGTGCAGCAGCAGACCATGCAGGCCATCAGGCAGCTGGCCACGCGCAAGTACCAGGCAAGGTGCCGGCAGGCGTCACGGTGGGActcagccagcagctgcagctcagccccgGTCTGTGCGATTTGCCTGGAGGAGTTCAGTGAGGGCCAG GAACTGCGGATCATCTCGTGCTCCCATGAGTTTCACCGGGAGTGTGTTGACCCCTGGCTGCAGCAACACCACACGTGTCCGCTTTGCATGTTCAATATTCTTG CCAGAGACTCGGCGGACCAGGCCACGGCTGCTGGCTCCAGGCTGGCCCCTCGGGACATGGAGCCCGGACGGCGACTCCACCTTTTCCGCCAGCACCCGGGACATGCCCTTTACCACCTCCCACACGCATATCCTCAGAGGAACCTCAGGAGCTTTCCCTCAGAGCCAGCCCATGGCAACCCCTTCTTCCACTCTCCAGAGCTCTCCCAGCTGGATTTTGGCACCATCCACTACATGCCCTACAGGCCAGCCACCTCTCTGCTCGCCTGCGGCCACCCGTCCCCCCTGGCCCCGGGTTTGCTGAGCCAGCAGCATCCCAACCCCTCGGCGTGCGGGCAGACGCTGCCGCCCCACAGGACTTGTTCTCTCCAGGCCCAGGCCCCCTGCCTGGGGCTCAAGGCAGCCCTGGCGCAGAAGCAGCACCGTGCACCCGCCCTGCGCCGGGGGGTCGGCCACGGGCACCAGCACAACAGCAGCGGCTCTGGGGAGAGCTATCTCACGGAGCACAGCGGGTACCTGGCGGACGGGCCGGGCAGCGACTCCAGCTCGGGGCCCTGCCACGGTTCCTCCAGTGACTCCATGTTGAACTGCACGGACATCAGTCTGCAGGGCATCCACGGCAGCTGCTCCACGTTCCGCAGCTCCCTCAGCAGCGACTACGACCCCTTCGTGTACTGCAGCTCAGAGGGACCCACCACAGACAACGGCCAGGAGCAGCCACGGCCGCCCAGGGAGACACGGCCCAGGTCCTTGGACCTGATGGTGCCTGGGGGTGCTGCTCCGGCCAAGCCCCAGGTGCTCAGCCACgtccactaccaccaccaccagcaccatcACTACAGAAGAGACGCGGAGTGTCCACCCgggcgggccgggcaggggcctGGGCAGCGCAAATCCCGGTACTCTGGGGCCAAGGTTGGCTTCCACAGCGCTCGGACACAAAAGAGGACTGAGAAAGGCCATCACTGTCAGCAGCCTCTGGAAAGCAGCGCTGTGCTACAGGAGGCAGCTCCGGCAGGAcagccagcctgtccccagccaggCCGGGAGCCCCCTCATGCCCTCTCTGCTTCTCCAAACAGGTTGGACTTCAGTGTAGATGCCAACAGACAATCGGGAGCAGCTGGCACATCCCTCGTCCCGCTGCCCCCGAGACACAGCTTACAGAGCCGTCATCACCGAAGGAAAAGAAAGTGTCCCCTGGAGCCTGACCCCGCTCTCCTGCCTGAGGACTCAGCCTTGCCCAAAGCCTGTGATGCTCACGTTCCTCACGGCCATCCCGCTGGCCACCGCTGCTCGCCTGAAGTCCAGCCCCTGATCCCAAGCGCTCCCCCGCCCTGCGGCTCGGGCTCTCGGCCGCTCTGGAAGTGTTTAGTGCCGCAGTCCAGCTCAGAGCTGAAAAAGCAGGAGGAGGGTTTGTCAGGACGGGAGGGAAACCGCATGGTTCCTGCCGATTTCTCAGGGACGGGCACCCCCAGACACAGTCTGAGTCTTCACCTTCACTGCCCGTCTCAGCAGGGTAGTCAGG GATCTGAAGAGGAGGTCCAGGATGTCCATGAACACTCAGTTTAG